The proteins below come from a single Iocasia fonsfrigidae genomic window:
- a CDS encoding polysaccharide pyruvyl transferase family protein has translation MIIIKKITFAGAYGINSIGDEAGAFFIANSLREIYNEKIFFSILDRHANLKQYEQYAFKSVQNLEYNSKEESIGKWFRGFNYGDDKGVLINIVKEIKNSDLLIIGLGNLLLDITIDLFRGPIPYYEVLSRIATLHEVPIMLYGLSIGPLSTEYGKLLTKSILKQATIKTVRDKKSLALIKKLGINNSDVHLLPDPVVGIKANKIDKSIKRKYIGVSVRSLAYKGDEELNKRYEKSILKIVQYFLGYLDFEVVFIPHCTYEFGGDEQNDIIISKRILEQLTNKDRASVLSKEKARSIPDVLNVYSKCAFSISTRLHSNIFAAITSTPMISINYNPKVKGFIEWLGLQDYCLELNDVDYSNLKEKVENLIGKIDIEREIIKNKILEGKEETDEYINLVVDILEGATNI, from the coding sequence GTGATTATAATTAAAAAAATAACGTTTGCTGGTGCTTATGGAATTAACAGTATTGGTGATGAGGCAGGGGCTTTTTTTATTGCTAATAGCTTGAGAGAGATTTATAATGAGAAGATTTTTTTTTCTATTTTAGATAGGCATGCTAATTTAAAACAATATGAACAATATGCCTTTAAATCTGTTCAAAATTTAGAGTATAATAGTAAAGAGGAGAGTATAGGAAAATGGTTTAGGGGATTTAATTATGGAGATGATAAAGGGGTTTTAATAAATATTGTTAAAGAAATAAAGAACAGTGATTTATTAATAATTGGATTAGGAAATTTATTGTTAGATATTACTATAGATTTATTTCGAGGTCCAATTCCATATTATGAGGTTTTAAGTCGGATTGCTACTTTACATGAAGTGCCAATTATGTTATATGGTTTATCTATTGGACCTTTGAGTACGGAATATGGTAAATTATTAACTAAATCAATATTAAAACAAGCAACTATAAAAACAGTTAGGGACAAAAAATCTTTAGCTTTAATTAAAAAGTTAGGGATTAATAATAGCGATGTACATCTGCTTCCTGATCCAGTAGTAGGTATCAAAGCTAATAAAATTGATAAATCAATAAAAAGAAAATATATTGGTGTTTCAGTTAGGAGTCTAGCATATAAAGGGGATGAGGAACTTAATAAAAGATATGAAAAAAGCATCTTAAAGATAGTTCAATATTTCCTTGGTTATCTTGATTTTGAAGTAGTTTTTATTCCTCATTGTACTTATGAATTTGGGGGAGATGAACAAAATGATATTATTATTTCCAAAAGAATTTTAGAACAATTAACTAATAAAGATAGGGCTTCTGTATTATCTAAAGAAAAAGCGAGATCAATACCAGATGTGTTAAATGTTTATTCAAAGTGTGCATTTTCTATTTCTACCAGATTACATTCTAATATTTTTGCAGCTATAACATCAACACCGATGATCTCTATTAATTATAACCCTAAAGTTAAAGGATTTATTGAGTGGTTAGGTCTACAGGACTATTGTTTAGAATTAAATGACGTAGATTATAGTAATCTAAAAGAAAAAGTTGAAAATTTAATTGGTAAAATTGATATAGAAAGAGAAATAATTAAAAATAAGATTTTAGAAGGAAAAGAAGAGACAGATGAATATATAAATTTAGTAGTTGATATTTTGGAAGGAGCTACTAATATATGA
- a CDS encoding N-acetylneuraminate synthase family protein encodes MKKITIGNRNIGDGEPAFIIAEAGSNHNGDINLAKELIDIAVNAKVDAIKFQTFTGETLFKENLEAQKIVEKYKLPLEWHKELKDYAENNDIIFMTTPFYPEAVGMAEKLNIDAYKIASGDLTYYSLLELIAEKRKPIILSTGISNLFEVEKAVEKIYSRGNEEIILLHCVSNYPTDPKNVNLKVISTLKNKFNIPVGFSDHTMGIEVSIAAIAMGANVIEKHFTISRDMEGMDHFYALEPDELKNMVDGIRKIELAMGHGQKEPAEEEIPEVYFARRGIYAAKNIKKDDRISFKDLKFVRPVDGINAQYYKIVIGKIASKDIKMNQAINWNLLK; translated from the coding sequence ATGAAAAAAATAACAATTGGAAATAGAAATATAGGAGATGGGGAACCTGCTTTTATAATAGCTGAAGCTGGGAGTAATCATAACGGAGATATTAATCTGGCAAAAGAATTAATTGATATTGCAGTAAATGCTAAGGTAGATGCAATAAAATTTCAGACATTTACAGGGGAGACCCTATTTAAAGAAAATTTAGAAGCACAAAAGATAGTAGAAAAATATAAATTACCATTAGAGTGGCATAAAGAATTAAAGGATTATGCAGAAAATAATGATATTATTTTTATGACAACTCCATTTTATCCCGAAGCTGTGGGAATGGCAGAAAAACTTAATATAGATGCTTATAAAATAGCTTCAGGGGATTTAACGTATTATTCTTTATTAGAACTAATTGCAGAGAAGAGGAAACCTATAATTTTATCAACTGGTATTTCCAATTTGTTTGAAGTTGAGAAAGCAGTAGAGAAAATATACAGTCGAGGAAATGAAGAAATTATCTTATTACATTGTGTTTCTAATTACCCAACAGATCCCAAAAATGTAAATCTAAAAGTTATAAGTACTTTAAAAAATAAATTTAATATACCGGTTGGTTTTTCTGACCATACTATGGGTATTGAAGTGTCAATTGCAGCAATTGCAATGGGGGCCAATGTAATTGAAAAGCATTTTACAATTTCTAGAGATATGGAAGGTATGGACCATTTTTATGCTCTGGAACCAGATGAGTTAAAGAATATGGTTGATGGTATTCGTAAAATAGAATTAGCAATGGGCCATGGACAGAAAGAGCCGGCTGAAGAAGAAATTCCAGAGGTTTATTTTGCTAGAAGAGGAATCTATGCAGCTAAAAATATTAAAAAAGATGATAGGATTTCTTTTAAAGACTTAAAATTTGTCCGGCCAGTAGATGGTATTAATGCTCAATATTATAAGATAGTTATTGGAAAAATAGCTTCCAAGGATATTAAAATGAATCAAGCAATTAACTGGAACCTTCTAAAGTAA
- a CDS encoding cytidylyltransferase domain-containing protein — protein sequence MLKGKKAIALIQARASSTRLPMKQFRYIGHKRVIDWIVDRLLSIEEFDKIIISTSYKKTDSIFVNYADEKGIDVFRYKGDINDVVGRHYYAAKKYDADYITVISGDCPLIDKQFIKKQLYKISQGYEYIRPAGKEWFHEGVDTYSWGCFEFLNNEIKSKYTRENFGINLRKNPDLAKIGLVDIKDVFSKKLCRISVDNMADLRFMNALYRELDEKDKKFNLLNVVELLKDKPGLLNINNHVEQKQKDDKTYRFVIKTEASQKIGLGHIKRMMVLGKYLNENKNNGVFYLINNDLLAKDILEKEGYIYDYKIASSQEELIKEVNFYNADILIIDVQNLENMKYHFEKIKKNTSLKKIILVDKYIESDNVGLFIMQGIQSDKILNNVKNNEKVISGLKTVFVSQKLKKIEESKEKLKNKIVISFGGTDIYNVTTTVLKVLKEIKIDKDYKFSIILGPYFNHHKKLNKELELFPYDYEIINSPQSIISIIKEAKLGIVYYGVTFYEFKYLGIPTIDVIPGKEYCDEFNKLEMLGLGHSVGVHNNINKNSFNKYINNIDNLKSPNYSIGDLEYVYSKMISEIEGD from the coding sequence ATGCTAAAGGGGAAAAAGGCTATTGCTTTAATTCAAGCCAGGGCCTCTTCTACTAGATTACCTATGAAGCAATTTAGATATATTGGTCATAAAAGAGTAATAGATTGGATTGTTGATAGACTACTGAGTATAGAGGAATTTGATAAGATTATTATTTCAACTAGTTATAAAAAAACTGATAGTATATTTGTTAATTATGCAGATGAAAAAGGAATTGATGTTTTTCGTTATAAAGGAGATATTAATGATGTGGTAGGTCGACATTATTATGCTGCTAAAAAATATGATGCAGATTATATTACTGTGATTTCTGGAGATTGTCCGTTAATTGATAAACAATTTATAAAAAAACAATTATATAAAATATCACAAGGCTATGAATACATAAGGCCTGCTGGAAAAGAATGGTTCCATGAAGGTGTTGATACCTATAGTTGGGGTTGTTTTGAGTTTTTGAATAATGAGATTAAAAGTAAATATACCAGAGAGAATTTTGGAATAAATTTAAGAAAAAATCCTGATTTGGCTAAAATAGGTTTAGTGGATATTAAAGATGTTTTTTCAAAAAAATTATGCAGAATTTCAGTAGATAATATGGCTGACCTGAGGTTTATGAATGCGCTATATCGAGAGTTAGATGAAAAAGATAAAAAATTTAATCTCTTGAATGTAGTGGAACTACTTAAGGATAAACCTGGTTTATTAAATATTAATAATCATGTAGAGCAGAAGCAGAAGGATGATAAAACTTATCGTTTCGTTATTAAAACTGAAGCTAGTCAAAAAATAGGTCTAGGTCATATTAAGCGTATGATGGTTTTAGGTAAGTATTTAAATGAAAATAAGAATAATGGAGTATTTTATTTAATTAATAATGATTTGTTAGCTAAAGATATTTTAGAAAAGGAAGGGTATATTTATGATTATAAAATTGCTTCTAGTCAAGAAGAACTTATAAAAGAAGTTAATTTTTATAATGCTGATATTTTAATAATAGACGTTCAAAATTTAGAAAACATGAAATATCATTTCGAAAAGATTAAAAAAAATACATCTTTAAAGAAAATTATATTAGTTGATAAATATATAGAGAGTGATAATGTTGGTTTATTTATAATGCAAGGTATACAAAGTGATAAAATTTTAAATAATGTAAAAAATAATGAAAAAGTAATATCAGGTTTGAAAACTGTATTTGTTTCTCAAAAATTAAAAAAAATTGAAGAGAGTAAGGAAAAATTAAAAAATAAAATTGTTATTTCTTTTGGAGGAACAGATATATATAATGTGACGACAACTGTACTTAAAGTATTAAAAGAGATTAAAATAGATAAAGACTATAAATTTTCAATAATTTTAGGTCCATATTTTAATCACCATAAAAAATTAAACAAAGAGTTAGAATTATTCCCTTATGATTATGAGATAATTAATAGTCCTCAGAGTATTATTTCTATAATCAAAGAGGCTAAGTTAGGTATAGTTTACTATGGGGTTACTTTTTATGAATTTAAATATTTAGGAATACCAACAATTGATGTAATCCCAGGAAAAGAATATTGTGATGAATTTAATAAGTTAGAAATGTTGGGATTAGGTCATTCTGTTGGTGTGCATAATAATATAAATAAAAATTCTTTTAATAAGTATATAAACAATATTGATAATTTAAAGAGTCCAAATTATTCAATTGGTGATTTGGAATATGTCTATTCTAAAATGATTTCAGAAATTGAAGGGGATTAA
- a CDS encoding class I SAM-dependent methyltransferase, with translation MKKVNCDLCGKNSYKILGKASENILVKCKLCGHIYMPYRPTKEEMIEIYNEDYFGEMYINGNEKADYNYLEDKPNILKFVKKRFATIHKYKKPGKILDIGCAMGFYLEYAQKVGWDVYGIEISEYAANYAKELLGNRKVYNKAIEDIKFKKNYFDVITMWLVFEHMVDPISTLKKIFKWLKPDGILGIKVPNGDGITFRSNLNKWIIQHPADHYCDYTPDTLERIMSQIGFELLEYETEGIYLERLTDKEAWLKSNEIIDFYNNTAKKVNIGDSLVMFFKKIGEEKNYG, from the coding sequence ATGAAAAAAGTAAATTGTGATTTATGTGGCAAAAATAGTTATAAGATTTTAGGCAAAGCAAGTGAAAATATTTTAGTTAAGTGTAAATTATGTGGTCATATTTATATGCCTTATCGGCCGACTAAAGAAGAGATGATAGAAATATATAATGAAGATTATTTTGGAGAAATGTATATAAATGGCAACGAGAAGGCGGATTATAACTACTTGGAAGATAAGCCTAATATATTGAAGTTTGTAAAAAAAAGATTTGCTACAATACATAAATACAAAAAACCAGGTAAAATTTTAGATATTGGCTGTGCTATGGGTTTTTATCTTGAGTATGCTCAAAAAGTAGGTTGGGATGTTTATGGCATAGAAATTTCTGAATATGCGGCAAACTATGCTAAAGAATTATTAGGTAATAGAAAAGTTTATAATAAAGCAATTGAAGATATTAAATTTAAAAAAAATTATTTTGATGTCATTACTATGTGGTTAGTATTTGAGCATATGGTTGACCCAATTAGTACTTTGAAAAAAATATTTAAGTGGTTAAAGCCAGATGGGATTTTAGGAATCAAAGTACCTAATGGAGATGGCATAACTTTTAGAAGTAATTTAAATAAATGGATTATTCAACATCCAGCAGATCATTATTGTGATTATACCCCTGATACTTTAGAAAGAATTATGTCTCAGATAGGATTTGAATTGCTTGAATACGAAACTGAGGGAATTTACCTTGAACGGTTAACTGATAAGGAAGCTTGGTTAAAAAGTAATGAAATTATAGATTTTTATAATAATACTGCTAAAAAAGTTAATATTGGGGATTCACTTGTAATGTTTTTTAAAAAGATTGGAGAGGAAAAGAATTATGGATGA
- a CDS encoding Gfo/Idh/MocA family protein, translating into MVDVLIIGAGMYVCGRGTDTYGTILPAVMEAKKQGYVGKISVVSTCKKSVGFLSQKLKEINRLMGTNINIDTYPKEGKDRFSYRNALDNLSDGSCVILSVPDHLHYQIAKELIEAKKNNLVVKPLTSKVDENIELIKLANKNNVYGAVEFHKRYDLANLKVKKIINDGNIGDLLYTIVEYSQRKIMPEEMFKNWIKETNIFQYLAVHYVDIIYFITRAKPLRVSAVGQMNSLANKGINTYDSIQAILEWENTEGKLFTSTFLVNWIDPSQTSAMSYQSIKFIGTEGRYESDQKNRGNQVITEDGIEDINPYFTQIYPTAEGFEEFRGYGIDSILTFIKDCNDLNNKEVSVNELQSKRPSFSEALISTAVVEATNRSLMDNGRWKKIELPVVK; encoded by the coding sequence ATGGTTGATGTACTTATCATAGGAGCAGGAATGTATGTTTGTGGAAGAGGAACAGATACTTATGGAACGATATTGCCTGCAGTAATGGAAGCAAAAAAACAAGGATATGTAGGAAAAATATCAGTAGTTTCTACCTGTAAGAAGTCGGTTGGTTTTCTTAGCCAAAAATTAAAAGAAATAAATAGACTAATGGGTACAAATATTAATATAGATACTTATCCAAAGGAAGGAAAAGATAGATTTTCTTATCGAAATGCTTTAGATAATTTAAGTGACGGTAGTTGTGTAATTTTATCAGTTCCTGACCATTTGCACTATCAAATTGCTAAAGAGCTAATTGAAGCTAAGAAAAATAATTTAGTGGTAAAACCATTAACATCAAAAGTAGATGAAAATATAGAATTAATAAAATTAGCAAATAAAAATAATGTATATGGAGCTGTAGAATTTCATAAGAGATATGACTTGGCAAATTTAAAAGTTAAAAAAATTATTAATGATGGAAATATAGGCGATTTATTATATACGATAGTAGAATATAGCCAAAGAAAGATTATGCCAGAAGAAATGTTTAAAAATTGGATAAAAGAAACAAATATATTTCAATATTTAGCTGTTCATTATGTTGATATAATTTATTTTATCACAAGGGCTAAACCGCTTAGAGTATCAGCGGTTGGACAGATGAATTCGTTAGCTAATAAAGGAATTAATACATATGATTCTATTCAAGCAATATTAGAGTGGGAAAATACTGAAGGTAAACTTTTTACATCAACATTTTTGGTCAATTGGATTGACCCTTCTCAAACTTCTGCTATGTCTTATCAGTCGATTAAATTCATTGGTACTGAAGGGAGATATGAAAGCGACCAAAAAAATCGAGGAAATCAAGTAATTACTGAAGATGGTATTGAAGATATTAACCCTTACTTTACCCAAATTTATCCAACTGCAGAGGGTTTTGAAGAATTTAGAGGTTATGGAATTGATAGTATTTTGACATTCATTAAAGACTGTAATGATTTAAATAACAAGGAAGTAAGTGTAAATGAACTACAAAGTAAAAGACCTTCATTTAGTGAAGCTCTTATATCTACTGCTGTTGTTGAAGCAACAAACAGAAGTCTAATGGACAATGGAAGATGGAAAAAAATAGAATTGCCTGTTGTAAAATAA
- a CDS encoding ATP-grasp domain-containing protein, whose amino-acid sequence MKENKSILIIGAGEGQLPAIKQAKDMGLYVVSVDYNPNSIGFKYSDEYKVISTKDIDRVVDFAVKFNKRKILNGVMTCGAEVAETVSAVADSLKLPGVPVEVAKNATDKLRRIQIFKEQEVPSPDFFYINSINDIEKFNNKINYPVVVKPIDKAGAKGVKRCNNYLDLKENIKEAQSSSGNPTILIEEYFAGPEISTEAIVYNGKIYTTGFADRNYDKKKLFAPYFIEDGHTIPSVLSEEMQEKVISVTEKAIKALGIKWGVAKGDIIIHDGEPRVLEMAARLSGGRFATDMVPLATGIDIVKVLIKISIGEEINPEEELTPKFNKGAAQRFFLHTDSGVVKCLEGITEARNSRGIYDLAIEKNIKKGDKIEIIRSHHDRLLHVIATGKDRKEAVNNAENAISKIKIKFTKE is encoded by the coding sequence ATGAAAGAAAATAAGAGCATTTTGATTATTGGAGCGGGAGAAGGTCAATTGCCTGCAATAAAGCAAGCTAAAGATATGGGCTTATATGTAGTTTCTGTAGATTATAATCCTAATTCTATTGGGTTTAAGTATTCTGATGAATATAAGGTAATAAGTACTAAAGATATAGATAGAGTTGTTGATTTTGCTGTTAAATTTAATAAAAGAAAAATCCTAAATGGTGTAATGACCTGTGGGGCTGAGGTGGCAGAAACTGTATCAGCAGTAGCCGATAGTTTGAAGTTACCGGGAGTTCCTGTGGAAGTAGCTAAAAATGCTACAGATAAACTTAGAAGAATTCAGATTTTTAAAGAACAAGAAGTACCTTCTCCTGATTTTTTCTATATTAATTCAATTAATGATATTGAAAAATTTAACAATAAAATTAATTATCCTGTGGTAGTCAAACCTATAGATAAAGCAGGAGCTAAAGGTGTAAAACGATGTAATAATTATTTAGATTTAAAAGAAAATATTAAAGAAGCTCAATCCTCATCAGGTAATCCTACTATTTTAATAGAAGAATATTTTGCAGGTCCTGAGATTAGTACAGAAGCTATAGTTTATAATGGTAAAATATATACAACAGGATTTGCTGACCGTAATTATGATAAAAAGAAATTATTTGCACCATATTTTATTGAAGATGGCCATACTATTCCTTCAGTATTATCTGAAGAAATGCAGGAAAAAGTAATTTCAGTTACTGAAAAAGCAATTAAAGCTTTAGGGATTAAATGGGGGGTGGCAAAAGGTGATATTATTATTCATGATGGTGAACCAAGGGTTTTAGAGATGGCTGCTAGGCTAAGTGGAGGAAGATTTGCTACTGATATGGTTCCTTTAGCTACAGGTATTGATATAGTTAAAGTGTTAATAAAGATTAGTATTGGTGAAGAGATCAATCCTGAAGAGGAATTAACTCCTAAATTCAATAAAGGTGCTGCTCAAAGATTTTTTTTGCATACAGATTCTGGAGTTGTTAAATGTTTGGAAGGAATTACAGAAGCTAGAAATAGTAGAGGTATATATGATTTAGCAATTGAAAAAAATATTAAGAAAGGTGATAAAATAGAAATAATTAGAAGTCATCATGATAGATTATTGCATGTGATTGCAACGGGAAAGGATAGGAAAGAAGCTGTTAATAATGCTGAAAATGCTATTTCAAAAATAAAGATTAAATTTACCAAAGAATAA
- a CDS encoding 6-hydroxymethylpterin diphosphokinase MptE-like protein, whose translation MKRIKKFFFIVPIILKARQSAGPSLNKNVDYLTRLDNRGVIIVVDTSLPLLLDRDIKPDFIVTTEPINTIYEKVFKNYPELDLPLLYIPATSNKLYRQSIYQICCLSIMVMLWEIEVKY comes from the coding sequence TTGAAGAGGATAAAGAAGTTTTTCTTCATAGTGCCTATAATCCTGAAAGCGAGGCAATCAGCAGGCCCTTCCCTTAATAAAAATGTGGACTACTTAACAAGGCTTGATAACAGGGGAGTAATAATTGTAGTTGACACTTCTCTGCCTTTATTGCTGGACAGGGATATCAAACCTGATTTTATTGTAACAACCGAACCAATAAATACTATTTATGAAAAAGTATTTAAAAATTACCCTGAGCTGGATTTGCCTTTATTATACATCCCGGCCACTTCCAACAAATTATACCGGCAGTCAATATACCAAATTTGCTGTTTGTCCATTATGGTAATGTTATGGGAAATAGAGGTTAAATATTAA